A part of Nitrospira sp. genomic DNA contains:
- the thiE gene encoding thiamine phosphate synthase yields the protein MLDPSVCTDRPLVDVLRLSATAGAKIVQYRNKTASMKVAYEEALQLRKVAHELGVLFIVNDRCDLALAVDADGVHLGQGDVPLNLARKIMGSDKLIGISTHNREQVIAATAGRPDYLGFGPIFTPGSKLDHDPVVGIVGLKTIRQLTPLPIFAIGGIMLDNAEDVIRAGANGVAVISAVLKASDVAQAVNDFVARLSIPAAPTS from the coding sequence ATTCTGGATCCGTCGGTCTGTACTGATCGTCCACTAGTAGATGTCCTGAGACTTTCTGCGACGGCTGGTGCCAAGATTGTTCAGTATCGGAACAAGACGGCATCAATGAAGGTCGCGTATGAAGAGGCCTTGCAGCTGAGGAAAGTGGCGCATGAGCTCGGCGTATTGTTCATCGTCAATGATCGATGCGATTTAGCGTTGGCCGTGGATGCGGACGGCGTACATCTTGGTCAGGGAGACGTACCACTCAACCTCGCGCGAAAAATCATGGGGTCTGACAAGCTGATCGGCATTTCGACGCACAATCGAGAGCAAGTGATAGCGGCGACTGCCGGTAGACCGGACTATCTCGGCTTTGGCCCGATTTTCACGCCTGGCTCAAAGCTGGACCATGATCCGGTTGTGGGGATTGTCGGACTGAAGACGATTCGCCAACTGACGCCGCTTCCGATCTTTGCGATTGGTGGGATTATGCTCGATAATGCCGAAGACGTGATACGAGCTGGAGCCAACGGAGTCGCGGTCATCTCTGCAGTGTTGAAGGCCTCAGATGTTGCACAAGCAGTTAACGACTTCGTTGCGAGGCTCTCGATACCAGCTGCGCCAACTTCTTAA
- the queG gene encoding tRNA epoxyqueuosine(34) reductase QueG, which yields MKPDDLATYHFHKAAWSPPFPEPSTPGLRSRKAVACSAGLTKRRRIGKQTLSAPATDANRSDVRPTSVFALIVPLSTNSPSYPMSITVAIKQEAHALGFDAVGITHVSGDHTQSAAGDQGNSSPFNSEAAVPQRLFDRLTEWLRRGYHGTMAWMERAPDKRADPCQVLPGCRSIISLGTNYLTDHRANEQPGYGRIARYAWGKDYHKTLTKRLKQLEQRISSLAPDAQTRSYSDTGPIMEKAWAEQAGLGWIGKHSNLVSAEHGSWLLLGEVLTTLELEADEPATDLCGSCTLCIQACPTGAITEPYVVDATRCISYLTIELRGDEAAISQELQGGMGNKIFGCDDCLDVCPFNLRAEPTQEPAFQPSRWSLAPHLNELAQLDEQTFTTIFQHSPIRRAKHQGLLRNVAIAQRNLKPM from the coding sequence GTGAAACCGGACGACCTTGCCACGTACCATTTCCACAAGGCTGCCTGGTCGCCTCCATTCCCGGAACCAAGCACCCCTGGACTACGATCTCGAAAGGCGGTCGCTTGCAGTGCCGGTTTGACGAAGCGAAGACGGATTGGAAAACAAACATTGTCGGCACCTGCGACCGATGCCAATCGGTCCGATGTTCGGCCCACTTCAGTGTTCGCTTTGATTGTTCCGCTCAGCACTAACTCTCCCAGCTATCCCATGTCCATCACGGTCGCCATCAAACAAGAAGCCCATGCGCTGGGGTTCGATGCAGTTGGGATTACACACGTGTCGGGTGACCATACACAGTCAGCTGCCGGCGACCAGGGAAACAGCTCCCCCTTCAATTCCGAAGCTGCGGTACCCCAGCGCCTCTTTGATCGTCTCACCGAATGGCTCCGGCGAGGCTATCACGGCACCATGGCCTGGATGGAGCGGGCTCCGGATAAACGTGCCGATCCTTGCCAGGTGCTTCCCGGCTGCCGGTCAATCATCTCCTTGGGAACCAACTACCTCACCGACCATCGTGCCAACGAACAACCTGGCTACGGCCGCATTGCGCGATATGCTTGGGGGAAGGACTATCACAAGACCCTAACCAAACGGCTGAAGCAGCTGGAGCAACGCATCTCCAGCCTCGCACCTGACGCTCAAACCCGTTCGTACTCCGACACCGGCCCAATCATGGAGAAAGCCTGGGCGGAACAGGCGGGCCTAGGCTGGATCGGGAAACATTCCAATCTCGTGTCAGCTGAGCATGGTTCATGGCTGCTGCTGGGAGAAGTTCTGACCACGTTGGAACTAGAAGCTGATGAGCCGGCGACTGATCTCTGTGGTAGCTGCACGCTCTGCATTCAAGCCTGCCCCACGGGAGCGATCACCGAGCCCTACGTGGTTGATGCCACTCGTTGTATTTCCTACTTGACCATCGAACTGCGCGGTGATGAGGCCGCTATTTCTCAGGAGTTACAAGGGGGTATGGGGAACAAGATCTTTGGATGCGACGATTGCCTTGACGTGTGCCCCTTTAATCTCCGAGCCGAACCGACTCAGGAACCTGCGTTTCAACCGTCACGCTGGAGCCTTGCACCGCACCTCAACGAACTGGCTCAGCTCGATGAGCAGACCTTCACCACAATATTTCAACACAGCCCGATTCGGCGCGCAAAACACCAAGGGCTTCTCCGGAACGTCGCCATCGCCCAACGCAACCTGAAGCCCATGTAA
- a CDS encoding nitrite reductase, giving the protein MQRFRVLTATLGLAVLVGASGCITMPGSAGAKVHDVTFTAMETEIVIDGNGTKYKAWTFNGQMPGPVVRVTEGDTVNFTLIGDKNNSFPHSMDFHAAELDFLKNYHKTVSAGETHQYSFVAKKPGVFFYHCGAGPMIQHVARGMFGAIIVDPKDASVWPKADREFVLVQSEFWKNPDNVQAMFDRKWDNTVFNGGIFKYHPFFPGGEPLEVKVGERVRIYFVNAGPNEFSSLHPIAEIWDNVYESGNPANKFVGVQTYVVGPGSAATFDLIADNPGAYPVVTHSLTGALRGAIAVVIANQNPKDYKGQLMPNTPWNP; this is encoded by the coding sequence ATGCAGAGGTTTCGTGTGCTCACAGCTACATTAGGGCTTGCCGTCCTCGTGGGGGCCAGCGGCTGTATCACTATGCCGGGGTCCGCAGGGGCGAAGGTTCACGATGTCACGTTTACGGCGATGGAAACAGAAATCGTCATCGACGGGAACGGGACGAAATACAAGGCGTGGACCTTTAACGGTCAGATGCCGGGCCCGGTCGTTCGGGTCACTGAAGGCGATACGGTGAACTTCACCCTGATCGGCGACAAGAATAACTCCTTCCCGCATTCAATGGACTTTCATGCGGCCGAGCTCGACTTCCTGAAGAACTACCACAAGACAGTTTCAGCGGGCGAGACACACCAGTACTCCTTCGTCGCGAAGAAGCCTGGCGTGTTTTTCTACCACTGCGGCGCGGGCCCCATGATCCAGCACGTCGCGCGTGGTATGTTCGGTGCGATCATCGTGGATCCGAAGGACGCCAGTGTGTGGCCAAAGGCGGATCGTGAATTTGTCTTGGTGCAGTCCGAGTTCTGGAAGAACCCAGACAACGTGCAGGCAATGTTTGATCGGAAGTGGGACAATACGGTTTTCAACGGCGGGATCTTCAAGTACCATCCGTTCTTCCCGGGGGGAGAGCCGTTGGAAGTCAAGGTTGGTGAACGGGTACGCATCTATTTCGTCAATGCCGGCCCGAACGAGTTCTCCTCGCTCCATCCGATCGCCGAAATCTGGGACAATGTCTATGAAAGCGGCAATCCGGCCAACAAGTTCGTCGGGGTCCAGACCTATGTGGTCGGTCCAGGGAGCGCCGCCACCTTTGACCTGATCGCGGACAACCCAGGGGCGTATCCAGTCGTGACCCACTCCTTGACGGGCGCCTTGCGTGGTGCGATTGCGGTTGTGATCGCCAACCAGAATCCCAAGGACTATAAAGGTCAGTTGATGCCCAACACTCCCTGGAACCCGTAA
- a CDS encoding group 1 truncated hemoglobin yields MVVAVAAAWTLSSATSFAADASLYDRLGGQGAIQAVVTKFIANVGGDKRINSYFATTDLKKLNKLLVEQVCAASGGPCTYSGRDMKTTHKGMKVTGAAFNALVEDLVSALDTFNVPAKEKGELLSVLGPMNKDIVEIP; encoded by the coding sequence ATGGTGGTTGCCGTGGCAGCCGCCTGGACACTGAGCAGCGCGACATCCTTTGCCGCAGATGCGTCGCTCTATGATCGGCTCGGCGGACAGGGCGCGATTCAAGCCGTTGTAACCAAGTTCATTGCTAACGTGGGCGGAGACAAGCGCATTAATAGCTATTTCGCGACCACCGACCTCAAGAAGCTCAACAAGCTCCTGGTCGAACAGGTGTGTGCAGCGAGCGGTGGCCCCTGCACCTACTCGGGCCGTGATATGAAGACGACACACAAGGGCATGAAGGTTACGGGAGCTGCCTTCAACGCACTCGTGGAAGACCTGGTCAGCGCATTGGATACCTTCAACGTCCCAGCGAAAGAAAAGGGCGAGTTGCTCTCCGTGCTCGGACCGATGAATAAAGATATCGTCGAAATTCCCTAA
- a CDS encoding cytochrome c, whose amino-acid sequence MRGTRLIVTLCSFVAVALWSTAGWSGPESDPLKPRVPDAERGEARKMKSPITVTPDTIAKGKELYEGKGTCVNCHGQGGEGDGAGGMLLTPGPRNLTNCKFHKKRNDGELFWVVKNGSPGTGMPGLVKGGMLTEEEAWTIIAYERAFCVDKE is encoded by the coding sequence ATGAGAGGGACGCGTTTGATTGTGACGTTGTGTAGTTTCGTCGCCGTTGCCTTGTGGAGTACGGCTGGTTGGTCTGGCCCCGAGTCCGACCCACTGAAGCCGCGTGTTCCAGACGCTGAACGTGGGGAAGCACGAAAAATGAAGAGCCCGATCACCGTCACTCCTGACACCATCGCCAAGGGCAAGGAGCTCTATGAGGGCAAGGGTACCTGCGTAAACTGTCATGGTCAGGGTGGCGAGGGCGATGGGGCGGGCGGAATGCTGCTCACACCGGGTCCACGAAATCTTACGAACTGTAAGTTCCATAAGAAGCGGAATGACGGGGAGCTGTTCTGGGTTGTGAAGAATGGAAGTCCCGGCACTGGTATGCCGGGCCTCGTAAAGGGCGGCATGCTCACTGAAGAAGAAGCCTGGACGATCATCGCCTACGAACGAGCATTTTGTGTGGATAAGGAGTAG